In Phocoena sinus isolate mPhoSin1 chromosome 10, mPhoSin1.pri, whole genome shotgun sequence, a single genomic region encodes these proteins:
- the WNT7B gene encoding protein Wnt-7b isoform X3, which produces MHRNFRKWIFYVFLCFGVLYVKLGALSSVVALGANIICNKIPGLAPRQRAICQSRPDAIIVIGEGAQMGINECQYQFRFGRWNCSALGEKTVFGQELRVGSREAAFTYAITAAGVAHAVTAACSQGNLSNCGCDREKQGYYNQAEGWKWGGCSADVRYGIDFSRRFVDAREIKKNARRLMNLHNNEAGRKVLEERMKLECKCHGVSGSCTTKTCWTTLPKFREVGHLLKEKYNVAVQVEVVRASRLRQPTFLRIKQLRSYQKPMETDLVYIEKSPNYCEEDAATGSVGTQGRLCNRTSPGADGCDTMCCGRGYNTHQYTKVWQCNCKFHWCCFVKCNTCSERTEVFTCK; this is translated from the exons AGCGCTGTCCTCCGTCGTGGCCCTGGGAGCCAACATCATCTGCAACAAGATCCCTGGCTTGGCCCCGCGGCAGCGTGCCATCTGCCAGAGCCGGCCCGATGCCATCATCGTGATTGGGGAGGGGGCGCAGATGGGCATCAACGAGTGCCAGTACCAGTTCCGCTTCGGACGCTGGAACTGCTCCGCCCTCGGCGAGAAGACTGTCTTCGGGCAAGAGCTCCGAGTAG gGAGCCGGGAGGCCGCCTTCACGTACGCCATCACCGCCGCCGGCGTGGCTCACGCCGTCACCGCCGCCTGCAGCCAGGGCAACCTGAGCAACTGCGGCTGCGACCGCGAGAAGCAGGGCTACTACAACCAGGCCGAGGGCTGGAAGTGGGGCGGCTGCTCCGCCGACGTGCGCTACGGCATCGACTTCTCCCGGCGCTTCGTGGACGCCCGCGAGATCAAGAAAAACGCCAGGCGCCTCATGAACCTGCACAACAATGAGGCGGGCAGGAAG GTCCTGGAGGAGCGCATGAAGCTGGAGTGCAAGTGCCACGGCGTGTCAGGCTCTTGCACCACCAAGACGTGCTGGACCACGCTGCCCAAGTTCCGCGAGGTGGGTCACCTGCTCAAGGAGAAATACAACGTAGCGGTGCAGGTGGAGGTGGTGCGGGCCAGCCGCCTGCGGCAGCCCACCTTCCTGCGCATCAAACAGCTGCGCAGCTACCAGAAGCCCATGGAGACGGACCTGGTGTACATCGAGAAGTCGCCCAACTACTGCGAGGAGGACGCGGCCACGGGCAGCGTGGGCACCCAGGGCCGCCTGTGCAACCGCACGTCGCCCGGCGCCGACGGCTGCGACACCATGTGCTGCGGCCGCGGCTACAACACCCACCAGTACACCAAGGTCTGGCAGTGCAACTGCAAGTTCCACTGGTGCTGCTTCGTGAAGTGCAACACGTGCAGCGAGCGCACCGAGGTCTTCACCTGCAAGTGA
- the WNT7B gene encoding protein Wnt-7b isoform X2 produces the protein MLLLSPRSALLSVYCPQIFLILSSGSYLALSSVVALGANIICNKIPGLAPRQRAICQSRPDAIIVIGEGAQMGINECQYQFRFGRWNCSALGEKTVFGQELRVGSREAAFTYAITAAGVAHAVTAACSQGNLSNCGCDREKQGYYNQAEGWKWGGCSADVRYGIDFSRRFVDAREIKKNARRLMNLHNNEAGRKVLEERMKLECKCHGVSGSCTTKTCWTTLPKFREVGHLLKEKYNVAVQVEVVRASRLRQPTFLRIKQLRSYQKPMETDLVYIEKSPNYCEEDAATGSVGTQGRLCNRTSPGADGCDTMCCGRGYNTHQYTKVWQCNCKFHWCCFVKCNTCSERTEVFTCK, from the exons AGCGCTGTCCTCCGTCGTGGCCCTGGGAGCCAACATCATCTGCAACAAGATCCCTGGCTTGGCCCCGCGGCAGCGTGCCATCTGCCAGAGCCGGCCCGATGCCATCATCGTGATTGGGGAGGGGGCGCAGATGGGCATCAACGAGTGCCAGTACCAGTTCCGCTTCGGACGCTGGAACTGCTCCGCCCTCGGCGAGAAGACTGTCTTCGGGCAAGAGCTCCGAGTAG gGAGCCGGGAGGCCGCCTTCACGTACGCCATCACCGCCGCCGGCGTGGCTCACGCCGTCACCGCCGCCTGCAGCCAGGGCAACCTGAGCAACTGCGGCTGCGACCGCGAGAAGCAGGGCTACTACAACCAGGCCGAGGGCTGGAAGTGGGGCGGCTGCTCCGCCGACGTGCGCTACGGCATCGACTTCTCCCGGCGCTTCGTGGACGCCCGCGAGATCAAGAAAAACGCCAGGCGCCTCATGAACCTGCACAACAATGAGGCGGGCAGGAAG GTCCTGGAGGAGCGCATGAAGCTGGAGTGCAAGTGCCACGGCGTGTCAGGCTCTTGCACCACCAAGACGTGCTGGACCACGCTGCCCAAGTTCCGCGAGGTGGGTCACCTGCTCAAGGAGAAATACAACGTAGCGGTGCAGGTGGAGGTGGTGCGGGCCAGCCGCCTGCGGCAGCCCACCTTCCTGCGCATCAAACAGCTGCGCAGCTACCAGAAGCCCATGGAGACGGACCTGGTGTACATCGAGAAGTCGCCCAACTACTGCGAGGAGGACGCGGCCACGGGCAGCGTGGGCACCCAGGGCCGCCTGTGCAACCGCACGTCGCCCGGCGCCGACGGCTGCGACACCATGTGCTGCGGCCGCGGCTACAACACCCACCAGTACACCAAGGTCTGGCAGTGCAACTGCAAGTTCCACTGGTGCTGCTTCGTGAAGTGCAACACGTGCAGCGAGCGCACCGAGGTCTTCACCTGCAAGTGA
- the WNT7B gene encoding protein Wnt-7b isoform X1, producing MAQPPSLDHAQKLSQVDFLRVSLLWRSLREARSAVLRRGPGSQHHLQQDPWLGPAAACHLPEPARCHHRDWGGGADGHQRVPVPVPLRTLELLRPRREDCLRARAPRSREAAFTYAITAAGVAHAVTAACSQGNLSNCGCDREKQGYYNQAEGWKWGGCSADVRYGIDFSRRFVDAREIKKNARRLMNLHNNEAGRKVLEERMKLECKCHGVSGSCTTKTCWTTLPKFREVGHLLKEKYNVAVQVEVVRASRLRQPTFLRIKQLRSYQKPMETDLVYIEKSPNYCEEDAATGSVGTQGRLCNRTSPGADGCDTMCCGRGYNTHQYTKVWQCNCKFHWCCFVKCNTCSERTEVFTCK from the exons AGCGCTGTCCTCCGTCGTGGCCCTGGGAGCCAACATCATCTGCAACAAGATCCCTGGCTTGGCCCCGCGGCAGCGTGCCATCTGCCAGAGCCGGCCCGATGCCATCATCGTGATTGGGGAGGGGGCGCAGATGGGCATCAACGAGTGCCAGTACCAGTTCCGCTTCGGACGCTGGAACTGCTCCGCCCTCGGCGAGAAGACTGTCTTCGGGCAAGAGCTCCGA gGAGCCGGGAGGCCGCCTTCACGTACGCCATCACCGCCGCCGGCGTGGCTCACGCCGTCACCGCCGCCTGCAGCCAGGGCAACCTGAGCAACTGCGGCTGCGACCGCGAGAAGCAGGGCTACTACAACCAGGCCGAGGGCTGGAAGTGGGGCGGCTGCTCCGCCGACGTGCGCTACGGCATCGACTTCTCCCGGCGCTTCGTGGACGCCCGCGAGATCAAGAAAAACGCCAGGCGCCTCATGAACCTGCACAACAATGAGGCGGGCAGGAAG GTCCTGGAGGAGCGCATGAAGCTGGAGTGCAAGTGCCACGGCGTGTCAGGCTCTTGCACCACCAAGACGTGCTGGACCACGCTGCCCAAGTTCCGCGAGGTGGGTCACCTGCTCAAGGAGAAATACAACGTAGCGGTGCAGGTGGAGGTGGTGCGGGCCAGCCGCCTGCGGCAGCCCACCTTCCTGCGCATCAAACAGCTGCGCAGCTACCAGAAGCCCATGGAGACGGACCTGGTGTACATCGAGAAGTCGCCCAACTACTGCGAGGAGGACGCGGCCACGGGCAGCGTGGGCACCCAGGGCCGCCTGTGCAACCGCACGTCGCCCGGCGCCGACGGCTGCGACACCATGTGCTGCGGCCGCGGCTACAACACCCACCAGTACACCAAGGTCTGGCAGTGCAACTGCAAGTTCCACTGGTGCTGCTTCGTGAAGTGCAACACGTGCAGCGAGCGCACCGAGGTCTTCACCTGCAAGTGA